The stretch of DNA GAAATTTACATTGAAAGTGCAGtttgattttcagtttattcaCCTTGCTTTTCCATTTATGTCCAGTGATTGGGTAGAACTTTTGAATATAATGGTTACTCATCAGTCCTTAATTATGAACGTTTTCAAACATCTATTCAAACTGAAATGGCAGACCTTGTTAATCATGTAGATAAAATTTTGTGAGGTGTTGAAATGTAAACATTGGgcttttttgttttcatagtgTATTTTTAAGTTATCTTTAGAGAACACTTGGATAAATAGAGGTTTTGCATATGgtgtcattttaaaaatattacagtagCTACAAGCTAGTATGATTGTAATTGCAATGTCtgagatgaaagaaaggaaatatctgAGTTTCTGGGtgttaagaaaaaataaccaaGTTTCTGGGTGTTAAGGAAAAATAACCAATGTTGATTTTGCTTTATCATAAAGTGGAAGAATAACATTTGCTTGTGTAGAGAAAGTGGAAAAACAGAGGTAGAAATAGAATTCATTAGCCAGTAGGACTGATGATGATTTGTGTGCTGTACTCGATCAGAAATTTTTTTAGGATAAGTAAAGTTTGCCAGTACATTGATTCCCTCTAGTCTTTCTCCAAATAAGCTGAAAATTTGATATGAAGTGACACACTTTTTGCAAGTGAGTAAACTTTCTgttgaatattaattaatattggCACTTGTATACTTCAGTTTCATTGTACAGCACTGTACATCTTTAGTCGAGGTGTTTTTATTCTCccgttatttttcttatttcaacatatatttttctacaattttgtttacatgttttatatttttcatagatttattaTTGGTGCCACTATACAAAAGttattcattatgattttgaCTGATTAAAGTGGACATTGCACAATttctagatatatttttttaattgtatgcaTGTTTATTATGTGATTATTCATCATGAGTtcgataattatttatataagaagTTTTTGTGAACATAATACCAATTTTAGGAAGGTcctgttttttctcattttcattaatgCCATGTTGAAAACTAGACAAAAGACTGCATGtgtattttatagttatttagaCTTGTGTCCTTCAACTACAGTTCTACTGTATGTCATAACTCTCAGTATTTAGAGATTTAGTAAAAACCAGTCTCTTTTTGTGCTGAAAGATTCAAGAGGTGTGAAGTGTAAGTCAATATCGAAGTTGTAAATTTTGTATGTAAACCCCTCCCCATTATTATTAGgaagtaatatattaaaaaaaacatttaacctGTGGCTGGTACATACATTCCAAATTAGTACAAAACCCCCAGATGTCTTATCAAAGTTCAAGTGGTTCAAAGATTAACACGAGTAATGGCTGATTTATACCATTTTATGTCTAGACAATGTGCTGTACCAGTAAAACTTAGGGATGAAAAATATGGGAAAGTTTAAACTAAGCACAAGGCACTAATCCTCATTGGACTAAGATTCCAGTCTAGGTGCTGGTTGTTTCATTAGATTAAACCACTGATGTAAATTTTTACCCAGTTTTCCTAAACTTGTGAACCACTGATGTAAATTTCTATCCAGTTTTCCTATACTTGTGGCTCCCAGCTCTAAACCTGCATcatcaggctttttttttttttgtgcaggcAAAGTGAGTTCCATTTTTGAAAGTCAGTCATCTCCCCAAAAAAAGGCAGAGCTGTCAAGGAAGTTAAACTTTGTATACTTACCATATATAAGTGCAAGGACACTTGAGCAGCCCAAGTAAGGAAATGGGAGAGTGATAGGGTTAGGTATAGGTTTTCATGGTCATACCAATGCTTGGAAAAAAGTTTTGGGATAACAGTTATAATTAtaactaatttcatttaaatagtTCCAGGAATTGAACTGAACTAAACCTTAGAAGCAAGTTGTGTTACTGATTCTAAGCTTTTGTCATATTGGTATTCATGAGTTGTAAATTGTCCCATGCTCAAAGCCTACTGTAACTGCATATCTGGCATTTCTGTAATGACGTACAGTTTATATAAACTTGGTATGTATAGGGAATGTATCactaaaaatgcaataatttttctAATGTACTTTAAGGTAAATATTACTCAGACACTTGATAATTAAGGtcatgtgtatgtttttgtaaatattttgctttgaaaatgttttttttttttttttttttttttgcaatattcatGACGTAACCTCGTAATACTTTCAAGTATAAGAACTTCTTGATTCCAGTTATCTTCAGttacattccttttagtgttattgttttaattactgtaaCATGGTTTACTTTCACCTAGTGTGAATAGtgctttacaaaaattttaacaaCTTAAAAACTGGTTAGTGTACAGATTCTTCATAGTCAGCATAGATTTGTACAGTACAACTTTCAATACAATTGTTCTTTATATCCGTTCTTAAAATTTAAGCCTTTAGGTGTTCTAAGCTGTAATTATGTTCATGCGCTAAAATGAtcagtataatttatatgttgAATATACACGAATAGCATTCCTTGTGATATCAAGCAGCTTTATTATTATGAgtttgaaaatatatgatgaagagtttatattttatactaatgTACTTCCAACTTTGTagtcatttttaatatacaataaatgacaaaatagttACTTTAGTAACCAATTGATTTTAGCTTGAAGCAGATTGTTCTTCTTGCTCCACACTTTTCAACTTGCAATTGATGCGAATACTTGACTGGAAGCACAACGTTTCCAACATTAAGGTAAGTTGTTACTAGTGCCAGCAATCTctgtaagtactgtactgtactagttATAGTTATAGGGTAATTAAAATCATGTGACATAACTGCTTCCTCTGTATTTCCGTGATAATCGTAAATCGTATCAAGCTACATTTCTTAGTAAATACAGGCTTTGATTAATATAATTTGACTGATCATGGCCAATATTTGATCAAAACTGAAGATTTTAGTTGGTATTTATAACCTTAAAATACTGATTTCACAAGTGGTTAAGGTAAATTGGCAGTagcacaacagcagcagcaaaaacTACATCTTTATAAAGCCTTTCTATCTGATATCAGACAGCTTGTTCCAATGATATGGTATGTGTATGATTCATGAGATATGACTATTTACAGTAATGCTAACTTTACCAACGATCAAAACATTTTGGTAAATGACTGATATTCATACCAGATAGTAAAGCAGAACTGGActgaatcaaataaaattaatacagtatttttggACTAACTTGAAAAAAGGCAAACCTCATTACAATATGCAGCGTACTGTCCAGACATTACTAGTGTATAGTTACTTCTGAATTTTGAACTAAACTTGAAAAAATTGGCAAACCACATTAAAATCTGCAGCATACTGTCCTGAAGTTGCATGGTTAAAAGAAGTGAATGGATGAAATACCTTATGCATAAGACAATACAGACTCACTTCAGGTTATATTTATCCATAATTTATCACaacaaaataatagtaaaagatTTAGTGCAAAATATTCATGCTCATCAATATTCTTAACTACACTCATTTGAAGAATATGATGAGCTAATTGCCAAGTGAATCTACATTTTTTAAACCAATctattaataatggtaatgttaggaggaggaggaagagtcaTAATTTTCATCCTTAATATTTTTTAGCGAATCCAAGTATTCCTGCTGGCTAGCTGCAAGGACTTGAGCCAGGATGTCGGCCTCTGCATTGGAATATTCACTTAGTcctgaaaatataaaaccaaaaatgaactatgcagaaatgtaaattttaatcattaataatattaaaatattctaatattaaaatattctaaacacagtatatatatttaagaggaaGTCAACTATGAAAAAATTAACCACGGTTTACTTTTTAAGACTAATGTTGCCATGAAAAACTATTGCAATTAAGTGCACATGACCAACTAGTGATACCATGGCCATAACTGTACACAACTTCCCCAATCCTCTCCTCTGAACTGAAAACAAACTATGTTCAATCTTCAGAACATAGCCATCAAAAACTGTCATTTTGGATATGGAATAACTTACAACATATTAAGTCATTTGAGAgattaactttactttttttggaacttcaaaatttcaatcTTTAGAACTACACTGATGCAATATACAAACAATACCATGTTCTAAAACAAAGTCCGATTTATGGAACTGCAAAGGCTTGCTTTCATGTATAGGAGTAAAagatatcatttaaaaatatactgtataataaaagcaataaaaatgtctGCTCATTCAAGTTTTCGTAGAGGAATTACCAATACTAATATTTTTGACAATATCAATTACTTAAAAAggttaaatataaaagaatatattttacaagCAATTAACAGGCATATAgattttatctttcaaaattagTAATTTCTATCTGCCATATTTTAAACCTTGTACtccattccatttttatttattttttaatgcaaatgtaaaaggcaatatttattttcctgtagccattttcatttactttaccaatggaaaaaaaagataagcacattaaaatttattcatttcatgtttcactaatCAAACAAAAATAGTTCATGGTCTCGTCTCAAAATTTTCAACGCCAGAAAGGTAAAATGATttcatacaaaatatgaaatgaaatacaacCCTGAAGGCATGGCATATACACATTACCACTTTTCACGGATAAAAGCTATCTGCTTGTTTATAAGTGAAAGCTTGAGTgacttataaaatttataattctgGTAGTCATTAATCACAGTGCATtttcatacacacagacattaaTGTAATTTggttaaatattaaaaacctcCAGAAGTAAGTAGtatacctagtttaaccagaccactcagctgattaacagctctgctagggctggcccgaaggattagactttttatgtggctaagaaccaattggttacttagcaacgggacctacagcttattgtggaatccgaaccacattataccgagaaattaatttctatcaccagaaatgaattcctctaattcttctttggccggccggagaatcgaatgcaggcccagcaaagtgctagccaagaacgatatcgacccgtccaaagAGGAACTACCTCCTGAAGTACAAGGTCTAAATAACAAATAGTGTGTAAGTTAACAGTAACAAGATGGCTAGCTATAGGTATCTATGACATTCAAATACCTTACTTCATCCTAGTCAAAAATACCTCTGACCTAAACAGTCAACTTAAAACTGATGCTTTTACAATTGGTCACAACAAGTACCATGTTTTACAGCACCCATAAACCATGGCTATGTTTATATAGTACTGCTCTTACCcttctaaataaataacaatgtacTCCAGGTGAGGTTTTCATGAGTCCTCCCATTTTCAGCATACAAACCCATATCCTTACACGAGACAAACTTAGCTCTTCAAATCAGCATATACTACAAACAAGAAGCTACCCAACTTTTTACTTAACTATCCTAAATCAATTCTTATGGAGATAATCCCCAAGGAACATACATGAGAAAGATAGCAACTTTCAACAGCAGTTCATACAACACTGAAAaggaataatttcctttattagaTGGCAGTAGTAGCCTTCTCATGTTACTTTAAGGGAACTTTCCACTCCACAATAGGTTCCAATGGCACAAGTACAATCCATTGCTTGACCACGCACCCATGCAGATGGGGTGACAGAAAGACCATGCACAATACTGTCCCAGAAAATCCATGTTATAAGTAAGTCTGCCACAAGGCTCTGAAACTGGAACAGGAAAATATCTAACCACTTATGATAGCAGCACACACATGACAAAGACAAGGGAGAACAGGTAAAACTACCTCTTCTTCCAGCTTTGAgataaaaactgagattttacTTGGCCCTGAAATTCacatcttttctttatatatgacCCTAAGTTCAAACTGCACACTTTTGACTAACAGTGACATGGTACCTGTTGCTAGTTAAATGCAGTAAGTGATTATAACCTCACAGGAGAGCAAACTTTCAAGGCTTTTTACATGTAACCAATAAAAGGCACTGATCCCTCTGAGCCTGGTATTAACCTAGTTAAAACATactacatatacatttacagtaaaccccccgtattcgcgttctcacgatttgcggactcacgcattcgtgggtttctctatggaacatatctaccaattatttgcggaaaattcgcccaatcgcggtatttttcaatgggatatattcactaattactgtattttcatataattttcatgaataaatgcaccttttgtgataaaactattaaaatactcaggtataagcatttttacagggtttttcttgtgttagactatcaaaatgggcagttctaagtgtttttagaggggttttaagtattcgcggattttagctattcacgggggggtgtgggacgcatcccccgcgaatatggggggttcactgtatatgcaAAAAATTCCATAAGGAATGCCTGGAAAATAAGCACAAAAACTACTTTAAAACAAGAAGCTTAAAAGTATTAATGACCGGTCGAGAAAGCAGCTGAGAACACAGTGGATAGGCTAGGGCATCTCAGGTCACATGACTTGTAAACCTACCCAacaagattttgtttttcctgttatcAATAATAGCCAAGTGTGTCTTACATGAGAAACTCCATTTACGAAAGCAAAGGTTTGTATTCCCTTAAGAAcaaaactttttcttaaaaaaagataaaatcaaattggcacaaaataaaagtaactaaTGCATTCCCAATACAGATAAACTTTTTAAGCCTTTGTGCACCTCATGAGACATTAAAACTTTCACATTATTCTTACCAAACATGTCTGGTGGAAGTTGATTAAGAAAAGAAGCAGTCTCGTTCAACTCAAAGTCACTTAAGGATGAATAACCTGACGATGAGGGCATGGGATCTTTGGAAGATCCAGGAATGGCTGGGTCCATTTCCTGTCCAGATGAAGATTTACTTGAACTAGTAGATCCTCTCGGAGATGATGAACTTCTAGGAGATGTTGATCCTCTAGGTGACGAGGATCCCCGGGGAGACATTGAGCCCCTGGGTGATAATCTTGCAAGATCACTGGATCTTGGGGAGCTGCGAGAGGAATCTGAAGATGACTCTGGCTGTGGGCCCTGAAGAAGAGGTGATGATCGGCCACGGCTGCACCGGTCACTAGCACCAGATCCAGAAGGTGAGGTAGGGGATCGCTGAAAGGAAGATTTGCAACTTTAAATTACTGATGTCAAAATTTAACTGTTGTAACTGATGAATCTGGGATAGAATACAACTtggaaaatttatgtaatttgcaACACGTTATAAGTGGGAATAAGGTAACTTCCCAATCGATCCAGAACTGTTCAGTTAAAATGAGCCTTTCTTTTTGTTGCCTTTTAAGTTGCTCTTTATTTTCCTGCACTTATAAAGCTGtttataattccatttttcagtctttactttttaatttatttttttgcacaaTGTTGAATAACCTTCACTTCCCAATTTCTTTATTAACTTGGTCAATTCTTTTATATACCATATCTTTTTTATGACAATTAGTCAAACTTCACTGTCCATCTATGAATTTTAAACCTTTACACTATCATTTCTCTGATATTTATCACCTTTAACAACTATGCATTCCTTTCTGAGACTCGCATTACACATTACCTCTGCCATTTATAAAACTATACACACCTTTAACAACTATGCATTCCTTTCTGAGACTCGCATTACACATTACCTCTGCCatttataaaactatacaaagTACCAACAAACATTAAAAGCATATTATTCACAGAACTCTAATCTTGCTCACACTTCTACAACTTAGCCTTCTGTGTCTTTGCTCAGTCTGTATTCCATACTCCTAATGCTACTTTGAAGGTCAACCTGTCAGTTCCCCATAACTCTTGTTCATtacaatcttttattttgttaccaaaatttttttctaaaaaaattctctaaCTTACTTATACAACTAAATGTTTGGTTAACTATTCAAACTCCAGGTCATAACTGGCCATGCATTTAGGCAAATGAATACCTTACCTGGCCCTTAGAGCGTTTCTCATTTTCACGTAGCCACTGTAGGTAACTCTCATGGGCAACCTGCTCTTCTATAGCTTCACTTGTAGCTTCAAAATCTGTGGCTCTGATTTTGTCCTCCAACATAGCCTGAAAGCCAAAATGCCAAATTCCAAAGTTAAAGCATATTGATGTCTATTATACACATTATTCTTAACATATAACGAATTTATACTAAGAACAACTCCTTGCACTCCACTGCTATAATTTACAGATACTATGGATAGAGTacattagtaattttattttgtaaaatttgtagTACTACATGTAGTCTTACCACAACAATCTTGTTAAATAACAAACCTGCTCTaacacaacattttcactttgcCTGGTAGCTTCTTTCATGAGGTTCTTTTCAGCAAGTCCAGGTTGATACCCAGGAAGACCGAGTCCTACACCAATGGTAGCTTTGAAAGGATCAACCAGGCTATTGTAGTGAGTACCAAAGTGGTAACTTACACGAATAGGTTCATTGTCAGTTTGTAGAgaaccttgaaaactattgattggttctgaaaaggaaaagatcCCATTAATCAGTAATAATTCAAACCAAATGGCATTAAAACACCAACCAACTTTCACATCACTTATGTAATAAATAAACCTTCTGGATAAATTATCCACAAAAAATTAAACCCCATATGTACTAAAATATACACAGCAGTGTAACCTGTTGTTAAGCAATTGAAAATGAACTGTATACTACTTTAAAAGCTAGTAAGTATGGCACCTTTGATTAGTAAAGGCGAGTAAAATCTTGGCAGAACAGAATCCTTTATGCATCAATAGTGCAtttactaaaacttttttttttttttttttttagtgagcaGTTTACTGCTGCACATAGGTCAGTAGTTCTCTCTGTTATCTCATAACACTTAGTTTAACAACTTCAATCCTGAATCTATGGCACTGTTACTGTATTGCAGATTGTTTTCATAACATATGAAAGCATCCACAAACTTGTGTGTAATTTGGTCACAGTATTTCTGAGCTCAAggaataattagaataattaaaTGTCTTCCATATGTAAAAAATATCTCACTGCACTAGAACTTGTgccaaattattagaaaaatcttaatataacagatctactaaaaaaaaaaaaaaaaactacaatctGATAATAGCTAAATTTACTTCCTAATTTGAAAAACTTATGAGCacatcaacaatgaaaatttttccGATTCTACAGAATTCTGAAAACAGGGAATGCAAATCTAAAATCAAAATTCTACAAGACatctgatgtcatttatgtacctAACTTAACACAAAATGACACTTCACAAGGCACTGTATTTTACTGTACATAAGTAACTGATACTCACCAACACTGTAGCAATACACTTCAATTACACGATTATACATCTCAGACATGGCAGCAAGTTCAATATGATTCCCAAAACAGTCATCACGACGCTTTCTTGCTACGTAAGTCTGGAAGTTCTCGGATACAAATGGAGCAAAGGCATCTTCATTCCGtgcctagataaaaaaaaacagcctcaatagtaaaatatatacacactgtatttaaacccGAGATAAAAACTCACTAAGTAATACGGCTTAGTTTCAAATAAATTACTTCAATCTGTATTAAAGTGTATACGTATACGACTTTGATAAGTTCAATATCAATATAACTGCACTGCcttgatagaaaataaaatgctgtTGGTTTTGCAATAACAATGGTCTATTAAAATAAGATTTGGAACAGGTATAATGTAGTTACTTACTATGTAGTCCATGCAGTGTTTGCGTACGCAGCTGTGCATATCCTGGTCACCATAAACTTGGTCAGCAATGGCACGAAACAGGCATGCTCCATCTTccctcatttttttaattataagatttttctttttcatttttttctcaaacCTTCGCTCTTtctgaaaatgagaaacaaaagtgATGTATTTTTTAGTAACACCAATTGTGTGTCagacacacacgagagagagagagagagagagagagagagagagagagagagagagagagaccaatgcaACAGTTTCATGGTAGGCAGTGataattcacaaaaacaaaatatgcaagGTTAATCAGCAAAGAAATTTCTTGAAACAAAGGTTGCAGCTGAAGTATTTACCCAACACAAAATAATCCTATTTATTCCAACTCTCTCTCCCAATCAACAGCTTCACTGTATATGACACTATTACTCCTCTTGCCTCTACAATGGACTGAAACTAGGGGTTCTCAACAGGTGGTTCGTGGAACTCATGTTCCATGATGATTTTTTGGAGGTCTACTGACCATGCAAAATTGTTAATTGGTATGCTGTATACAATATAcacttaaaattacaaaaaattgcatattaaagaaaattttcaaatcataacataattttgttgattattcaTACTCAGCACATAGCACTCTAATGTcttctctttttttgtcattacttGAGGAGCTGGTCCTagatttttagaaatttcttatTGGAATGGTGGTCAATGGCCTATTATGAATTGCAAACAACTGGCCTAGGCTGAAACAGATTTTGCATATTCTCAGttttactccattttttttatttgtatcactGTACACAATAACAGATGGGATAAAAAACTCCTCTTCAACTGACAAGAATCTTTTGGCTCTGGTTTAAATCTGtcacagaaatttttatattaaccaACTTTTggtgtaaaagataaaatttagcaaaataaatactgttactataaaaattcctgaactaCAGGCATACGTAACACCCTTTTAGCTCCATTATTACTGTCCACATTCAACAGATAACTTCTGTGCAAACTCTGACTTAAAACAGATTTGCTGTGCTCTCTTCTATCATGAACACTTTCCACATAAATTTCTGTAGTCTGTCTTCATCTATGAATTTTCTCTGCGAATTCATGAGCTTTCCTACTAGTCTTCATCCTGTTGCTTTCATTTCTACTACTTTTCCAGCTAACTGCTTCCTACTGGCTTTTTATCTCATACTCAAGCCATCTCAGTCTTTAGGATTTCAATCAACTTCCCAGCTTTAAATCACTACATCTCTGTGCATTCTCCTCATCTGCCCTTCAACCCTCCCAATGCACTCCAGCTATGTATCTCAGCACTTCTGAAGTCACTACTGCTCAAAATTTTCACCATTTTGCCTGAAAGTTCTATGTCCCTGCTGAGTACACAGTAGCACCTGCCGTAAAGTGCAATATCATTAAAACAGTTTAAACAAACCTCTGAGCTAATTTACGCAGCTTTAACAATGCTGGCCTATAAGGTATGCACCAACACATGCTAAATGTTCAAGAGAATGGGAGGAAACTACAGAGCAGGGCATGAAGGGTCTGTTACCCTGGAAACAAAAGAAGCCAGCTTACAAGGTTAGACAGGCAAGTTCTGGTGTGTTTGTTTCAGCACCAGATATGTCTATTAAGATGTGTGATATAAACAAAGCATTTCACTACTGATGAGAAAAGTAAgcaaaatacatacacaatactGTATgtgtgaaattttcaaaattcagcaTACACTTCATCTCAAACTTTCCTTGGTGACTTGCCACAAGATATAATTACACTAAGATTTCTTACCTCTTCCCATTCTTCTGCTGTAAGATTCCAACCCCAAGGTTCATATTCATCACCACTGTTGTAGCCACTGTGatcattgtcttcttcttctggagcttGTGAAGGTCCAGCCTGCTAAAGGTCACATTTTGTTCATATTAGCTGAGAGCTGAGAGCTGAATGAGACTATATAGTACCCTACCTGCCATACTTTTATCTTCTgacatttcttctctcattttttattcccacaaaaattaacttttctaGAACACATCTTGAATATTTCGTAAGGTCAATTAAACTGTAATGTATACAGCTTCTAGaaagacaattattttttaacattatggAACACAGCAATTCACAGTGCAGTATTCCTGAAGCACTTATAACATGATGGTACATAACAAAACCATAACCACTTGAAAATGACactggaaaaaattacaaataacattgtaattatttttctgttaaacagGAATACTTAAGCTCATGTGGTACCAGTACTGTACAActttttatcaacaaaaaattccttaCACCAACAGTGAAATTTACTTGATACTGAATATACAAAATACTACCCAAGGAAAAACTAATTAAactgaatatgaatgaatgatttataGCAAAACAAAATTACTGTAAAGCTAACAAAAGTTTTACCAACCAGCTTTCAAATATATTGGGTCACAAAAACTACAAATTCATACATCTTTACAGTAGCAAATAAGTTATGAATAATACTTCCTTCTTCACATGTTGAATGTATAAATACCCCTTTCTACCTAAAACAATATGCTAATGAACTAATACTTAAATGagtaacaaataaaattcaattctaccctgcaaattaattaaagaaaaacttacttGAGATGACAATGCTGGGGTCAGTGTTTGAGTGATGGAAGTAGACATTGGCAGAGTATGAGGATGCTGGTGAGTATGACTGACTGATGTTACGTTCCATCCTGAACTGGTGCTTGGATACGGAGGTGAGGTATTTCCTCTATGTTCTCTGTGGTCACGGTGCTTAGGGCGGACACTTCTACagatatacaaaattaaacataaagtacATAGTATATTTCATCAGAAAAAGCACAAGAGCTGATGGAAGTTTAGGTGGAACAAGTACATGGCAGCGAATAGTTAATAGAACTTCTCTTACATCTAAAGATGTCAGGGgagaaattttacaaatttcataaaaatcgatgtaaaaatatttatatgacaaaagtaaaaaaattagaaaaactcaATCTGCTACAAAAACACAAAGGCACTATCCAACATGCCTGTAAAAATTAACATTCTAAAGTCACAATGGTATTATTCACTTCCCTTGTTCAAGTTTTTACTGGGTTTATTTTTCCCTACTtagaatatatttcttgttttgggGTGGTTCTCATGTTATCAGTTTTCCATTATT from Macrobrachium rosenbergii isolate ZJJX-2024 chromosome 51, ASM4041242v1, whole genome shotgun sequence encodes:
- the LOC136833180 gene encoding OTU domain-containing protein 5-B-like isoform X1, with amino-acid sequence MTILPKKKPQQASSGGGEGETVEPPNSVPHQHQLPIGSIPNHIQAGEASSRGPLYLASQSPTPCWPPPPPSGTTREEKRPPHTTPSHYEDAHESGPSHSKRRYRASPLRSVRPKHRDHREHRGNTSPPYPSTSSGWNVTSVSHTHQHPHTLPMSTSITQTLTPALSSQQAGPSQAPEEEDNDHSGYNSGDEYEPWGWNLTAEEWEEKERRFEKKMKKKNLIIKKMREDGACLFRAIADQVYGDQDMHSCVRKHCMDYIARNEDAFAPFVSENFQTYVARKRRDDCFGNHIELAAMSEMYNRVIEVYCYSVEPINSFQGSLQTDNEPIRVSYHFGTHYNSLVDPFKATIGVGLGLPGYQPGLAEKNLMKEATRQSENVVLEQAMLEDKIRATDFEATSEAIEEQVAHESYLQWLRENEKRSKGQRSPTSPSGSGASDRCSRGRSSPLLQGPQPESSSDSSRSSPRSSDLARLSPRGSMSPRGSSSPRGSTSPRSSSSPRGSTSSSKSSSGQEMDPAIPGSSKDPMPSSSGYSSLSDFELNETASFLNQLPPDMFGLSEYSNAEADILAQVLAASQQEYLDSLKNIKDENYDSSSSS
- the LOC136833180 gene encoding OTU domain-containing protein 5-B-like isoform X2 is translated as MTILPKKKPQQASSGGGEGETVEPPNSVPHQHQLPIGSIPNHIQAGEASSRGPLYLASQSPTPCWPPPPPSGTTREEKRPPHTTPSHYEDAHESGPSHSKRRYRASPLRSVRPKHRDHREHRGNTSPPYPSTSSGWNVTSVSHTHQHPHTLPMSTSITQTLTPALSSQAGPSQAPEEEDNDHSGYNSGDEYEPWGWNLTAEEWEEKERRFEKKMKKKNLIIKKMREDGACLFRAIADQVYGDQDMHSCVRKHCMDYIARNEDAFAPFVSENFQTYVARKRRDDCFGNHIELAAMSEMYNRVIEVYCYSVEPINSFQGSLQTDNEPIRVSYHFGTHYNSLVDPFKATIGVGLGLPGYQPGLAEKNLMKEATRQSENVVLEQAMLEDKIRATDFEATSEAIEEQVAHESYLQWLRENEKRSKGQRSPTSPSGSGASDRCSRGRSSPLLQGPQPESSSDSSRSSPRSSDLARLSPRGSMSPRGSSSPRGSTSPRSSSSPRGSTSSSKSSSGQEMDPAIPGSSKDPMPSSSGYSSLSDFELNETASFLNQLPPDMFGLSEYSNAEADILAQVLAASQQEYLDSLKNIKDENYDSSSSS